A stretch of Antennarius striatus isolate MH-2024 chromosome 6, ASM4005453v1, whole genome shotgun sequence DNA encodes these proteins:
- the ift20 gene encoding intraflagellar transport protein 20 homolog: MANDSLAEAGLYFDEVNKLRVLEPDVSQKTAELKEECKEFVEKIVQFQKTVGGLIELVDGLAKETEREKMKAIGARNLLKSVAKQREAKQQQLQALIAEKKMQLERYHVEYEALSRVEAEQNEFIDQFILQK; encoded by the exons ATGGCGAACGACTCTCTGGCAGAGGCTGGCCTTTATTTTGATGAGGTCAACAAGCTGCGAGTTCTGGAGCCCGACGTCAGCCAGAAGACCGCCGAGCTCAAGGAGGAGTGTAAAGAATTTGTGGAGA AAATTGTCCAGTTTCAGAAGACAGTGGGAGGTCTGATTGAACTGGTGGATGGACTGGCAAAAGAAACGGAGAGAGAAAAGATGAAG gctATTGGAGCCAGAAACCTACTGAAATCTGTAGCAAAGCAAAGAGAAgccaaacagcagcagcttcaggctCTCATtgcagagaagaagatgcagctGGAGAG GTATCATGTTGAGTATGAAGCCTTATCCAGAGTGGAGGCAGAGCAGAACGAGTTCATTGATCAGTTCATTCTGCAGAAATGa